The nucleotide window atgacaacacagcatggtagcaacacaacatgacaccaACATGGTTAcaaaacaacatggcagcagtacaaaacattgtacaaacattattggccaCAGACAACagaacaaagggcaagaaggtagagaaaacaatacatcacgcgaagcagccacaactatcagtaagagtgtccatgactgagtctttgaatgaagagatggagataaaactgtcccgtTTGAATAAAAAACTGCTCTACGCCACTTCCTCAAATGGAACCGTTTtgttcctctctgtcgctctttcAATTGTTACATAATGAAATAGATTATTATAAACGATAGAGCGTTGGTTGATTTACCAGCTAAGCATTTATTTTTGCAAGATAATAGACGAGAAGAGTATAGTCCAACCCatcgggtatctcactgcaccttCATTTGACATGTATTGAAAGatgcagacagacggattaaaaaacacatttacattgtaatacttctgacagccaactttctaactccgcccataacttttggacttcATATCGTTCCCAGAAGGCACAGATTATTAAATCATTAGTTTGTTTTACACATAAGACAAGCACCGTCGGTGtgactatatatggaaaaataaatgttaaataatttTGACCAATCGATTTGtcaaaataaatatttattttttgtcggggacagccctagtagaaatgcaggaaattaactttaggTGCCCTAAAACAATTCTGAGGGAGGACCCCCAGACTCTTTGACCAggttatgaccccccccccccccaccccttccaaaACCAAAGTTCCACCCGTTTGGCACATCTCCGGATCCTGTTACATTCTGATAGGTAACCATACCTGCATCATACCTGCATACCTGTAACCATACCTGCATCATACCTGCATACCTGTAACCATAACTGCATCATACCTGTAACCATACCTGCATCATACCTGTAACCATACCTGCATCATACCTGCATACCTGTAACCATACCTGCATCATACCTGTAACCATACCTGCATACCTGTAACCATATCTGCATCATACCTGTAACCATACCTGCATACCTGTAACCATACCTGCATCATACCTGTATACCTGTAACCATACCTGCATCATACCTGTAACCATACCTGCATCATACCTGTAACCATACCTGCATACCTGTAACCATACCTGCATCATACCTGCATACCTGTAACCATACCTGCATCATACCTGTATACCTGTAACCATACCTGCATCATACCTGTAACCATACCTGCATACCTGTAACCATACCTGCATCATACCTGTAACCATACCTGCATACCTGTAACCATACCTGCATCATACCTGCATACCTGTAACCATACCTGCATCATACCTGTAACCATACCTGCATACCTGTAACCATACCTGCATCATGGTGCAGAAATAAAGGGCCAATAAAAAATCCCTTCCGTACATAACAACATAAACAAGTATAGAACTTCAGTAGAATTCCCCTTCTAAACCACACATTGGTTCAACAACGGCATAGTTTGTGCCCCTGTTTTTAAATAATACTCACCGGTGTTAATCAGATCttcagtctcctcctcctctccttcgtcctcctcctctttcactcccaaaACGTCTTCCTCCACCTTTATTGAGATCGCCTCCTCCTCCCTTTTCATTCTGAAAGCTTTTACCTTCTCTTCCACTCCAGAaggttctttctcttctttcacagtaacaccctcctcctcttctttcagtatgatatcctcctcttcctcctttttcattctgaaaggttcttcttcttctttcactgtaatatcctCTTCTtttttcacgacaatgttcagccccagagcttctttctccataCAGCAGACCCCCTCTTCCTTAGCAGGGGAAAAGTTGCTTAGTGAGCTCATGGTCGGggacgttagctagttagcaggtagcattagcgactagccaAGTGCTAGGTTCAGTATCAATCTTAACAAGTTTGCAAATTTAACAAGCTAATTTGGTTAAAGTTTACAGTATATATACGTAAACAGAATTGTGTTTGAAACACTGCGATTCGCGAATGTAAATAAAACATGGTGTAAAGCGCGTCAAATGCTTCGGTTTTAAGTTAGCTAGAAAGCTAAAAAAAACCTGGCTGAAAGAGTAGCCGTGTTGTTGCTGAAGAAACGTCCCGTCCGGttcactagattatacgtcatgCGAGAAGGGTCACCTGAAAAACCCAACTGAAATTCGCCAACCCACagtcgccatctgctgactggagtgggtaacgcagtttaTAAAAATATTAACAACATTGTTTACattagcaaaaaatatatataattttttaaacACAAGATATGTTTTCTCTTACGTCTTGCGTCTGTGTATACCTTCATATACATTATTTTTTTCGATATAGACCGATCtactttccatctacggactgagaTAATTTCCTGCAATCCGcgtcacccaatgtggtacggatctgctatttttatactttagaacagGAACCCCCAtaagaagctagccagctaactagctgctagtcagttagccactctgtcccgaagcaagcaccagttagccttgagctaggcccatctcccggctagccgaagaggtcttccagctaattcttgggctacaatacctcttttgccaattggcctgggcCCTTTATTGCCGACATGGAGCCCCgctaatccatcacgactggtctgccgacgtcaTCGCCCGAGGTGATTTCAACATGTTTTTCCTTTGCGATGTCGCCGAagacccatctgctagccccggcccgctagctgtctgaatcaccgtgtctccagctcacctagcgtagtagcgactaccgaacggctccctgactcacctattgctgctcattggaccctatgatcactcggctacacatgcctctccctaatgtcaatatgccttgtctattgctgtttaggttagttattattgttttatttcactgtagagcccctagCCCCGcccaacatgccttagatagctcatTTGTCCCAAACCttacacatgcggagacctcaccatgctcaactggtgcctccagagacacaaccgctctcatcgtcactcaatgcctaagtttacctccactgtaatcacatcctaccatacccttgtctgtacattatgccctgaatctattctaccatgcccagaaatctTCTCCTTTATTTTCGGTTCAcaatgcactagacgaccagttcttatagcctttagccgtacccttatccttctcctcctctgttcctctcgggatgtagaggttaacccaggccctgtagcccccaacaccacacctattccccaggcgctctcatttgttgacttctgtaaccgtaaaagccttggtttcatacaTGTaaatcagaagcctcctccctaagtttcttttattcactgctttagcacactccgccaaccctgatgtcctagccgtgtctgaatcctggcttaggaaggccaccaaaaattctgaaatttccatccccaactccaacattttccaacaagatacaactgccaaagggggcgaagttgcaatctactgcagagatagcctgcagagttctgtcatactatccaggtctgtgcccaaacaattcgagcttcttcTTTTaaaaagtctctcactgttgccgcttgttatagacccccttcagcccccagctgtggcctcgacaccatatgtgaattgattgtcccccatctatcttcagagttagtactgttaggtgacctaaactgggatatgcttaacaccctggccgtcctacaatctaagctagatgccctcaatctcacacaaatcatcaaggaacctaccaggtacaaccctaactctataaccatgggcaccctcatagatatcatactgaccaactttccctctaaatacacctctgctgtcttcaaccaggataacagcgatcactgcctcattgcctgcgtccgtaatgggtccgctgtcaaacgaccacccctcatcactgtcaaacgctccctaaaaaacTTCAGCGAGCCGGTCTTTCTAATCGACCTAGCCCGGGTATCCTGGTAGgaaattgacctcatcccatcagtagaggatgcctggttgctctttaaaagtgctttcctcaccatcttaaataagcatgctccatttAAAAAATGGAGAACtatgaacagatatagcccttggttcaccccagatttgactgcccttgaccagcacaaaaacatcctgtggcgttctgcattagcattgaatagcccccgcgatatgcaacttttcagggaagtcaggaaccaatatacacagtcaggaAAACTAaggttagctttttcaaacagaaatttgcatcctgtagcactaattccaaataGTTTTGGGactctgtaaagtccatggagaataatagCACCTcgtcccagctgcccactgcactgaggctaggaaacactgtcaccaccgataaatctacgatagtCGATCATTTTAATAATTATTTTTCTACGGTTGGCCAGCTTTCcatctggctacccctaccccggccaacagctctgcaccccccgcagaaaCTTAcccaaggcccccccccccccccatttctccttcacaaaaatccagacagctgatgttctgaaagagctgcaaaatctggatccgcTGGCctaatcagctgggctagacaatctggaccatctctttctaaaattacctgctgaaattgttgcaacccctattactagcctctctttcgtatcgtctgagatcctcaaagattggaaagctgccgcggtcattccactcttcaaagggggagacacgtCATTTGGCTGGAGTGTGGAGCGTCATTGGCTGAAGTGAGGAGCATCATTTAGCTGGAGTTGAGGAGCGTCATTTGGCTGGAGTGAGGAGCGTCATTTGTCTGGAATGAGGAGCGTTATTTGTCTGGAGTTGAGGAGGGTCATTTGGCTGGAGTGAGGAGCGATATTTGTCTGGAGTGAGGAGCAATATTTGTCTGGAGTGAGGAGCGTCATTTGTCTGGAGTGAGGAGCGTCATTTGGCTGGAGTGAGGAGCGTCATTTGGCAGGAGTGAGGAGCTTCGTTTGGCTGGAGTGAGGAGCTTCGTTTGGCTGGAGTGAGGAGCGATATTTGTCTGGAGTGAGGAGCGTCATTTGGCTGGAGTGAGGAGCGTCATTTGGCTGGAGTGAGGAGCGTCATTTGGCTGGAGTGAGGAGCGTCATTTGGCTGGAGTGAGGAGCTTCATTTGGCTGGAGTGAGGAGCGATATTTGGCTGGAGTTGAGAACCGTAATTTGCTGGAGTCAAGGACCGTAGTTTACCCTAGTAATACTATGGCTACCCCAGTAGTTTATCCTAGTAATACTATGGttaccccagtagtttaccctagtaatactatggctaccccagtagtttaccctAGTAATACTGTGGTTACCCTAGTAGTTTACCCTAGTAATATTATGGttaccccagtagtttaccctagtaatactatggttaccccagtagtttaccctagtaatactatggctaccccagtagtttaccctAGTAATACTGTGGTTACCCTAGTAGTTTACCCTAGTAATATTATGGttaccccagtagtttaccctAGTAATACTATGGTTATCCCAGTAGTTTACCCTGGTAATACTATACCTACCCCAATAGTTTACACTAGTAATACTGTGGCTACCCCATAATTTACCAGAGTAATACTATGGTTACTGCAGTAGTTTACCCTAGTAATACTATGACTACCCCAGTAGTTTACCCAGTAATACTATGGCTACTCGAGTAGTTTACCCTAGTAATACTATGGCTACTCTAGTAGTTTACCCTAGTAATACTGTGGTTATCCTAGTAGGTCACCCAAGTAATACTATGGttaccccagtagtttacccAGTAATACTATGGTTACCCCAGTAGTATACCCAGTAATACTATGGttaccccagtagtttaccctagtaatactatgcctaccccagtagtttaccctagtaatactatggctaccccagtagtttaccctAGTAATACTATGGTTACCCAGGTAGTTTACCCTGGTAATACTATGGTTACCCAGGTAGTTTACCCTAGTAATA belongs to Salvelinus fontinalis isolate EN_2023a unplaced genomic scaffold, ASM2944872v1 scaffold_2066, whole genome shotgun sequence and includes:
- the LOC129850485 gene encoding chromo domain-containing protein cec-1-like isoform X1; the protein is MSSLSNFSPAKEEGVCCMEKEALGLNIVVKKEEDITVKEEEEPFRMKKEEEEDIILKEEEEGVTVKEEKEPSGVEEKVKAFRMKREEEAISIKVEEDVLGVKEEEDEGEEEETEDLINTGPCVRTTGHDDSLLSPVHLALLLFQFQLFCLRLWNPDLFTQRATCPRPAVFNSRDCRSGRDTLNDRL
- the LOC129850485 gene encoding chromo domain-containing protein cec-1-like isoform X2, translated to MSSLSNFSPAKEEGVCCMEKEALGLNIVVKKEEDITVKEEEEPFRMKKEEEEDIILKEEEEGVTVKEEKEPSGVEEKVKAFRMKREEEAISIKVEEDVLGVKEEEDEGEEEETEDLINTGPEP